Proteins from a genomic interval of Demetria terragena DSM 11295:
- a CDS encoding ABC transporter permease: MKRIAERFMGPGALAFPTWAYAVFFFVVPVALVLFYSFGYKPDEFTAVATDSLTFDRYGEALSGTFLTTFGHTLRISILGTALCLLISVPFAYWLAVKVSPGRRGLLLALVMIPFWTNFLVRTLGWQIMLSPQGFLSDGLQSLGLTDSPLEILYTRLAVQIGVVYNYLPLMVLPLFVAMDSAGKSLREASQDLGAARWSTFRHITLPMAMPGVVSGCLLVFIPLTGDYVTASVLGGASGSMIGQSIADQFNTAQNWALGAAMAVVLVLATVTVLALAAILSWVIRRVLARINRIELPTSEGAGA, translated from the coding sequence ATGAAACGAATCGCCGAACGATTCATGGGCCCGGGCGCATTGGCCTTCCCGACGTGGGCATATGCCGTCTTCTTCTTCGTCGTGCCCGTCGCCCTCGTGCTCTTCTATAGCTTTGGTTACAAGCCCGACGAGTTCACCGCTGTCGCAACGGACTCGCTCACCTTCGACCGATACGGCGAGGCGCTCAGCGGGACCTTCCTCACGACGTTCGGCCATACCCTTCGGATCTCGATCTTGGGGACGGCGTTGTGCCTGCTGATCTCCGTGCCGTTCGCCTATTGGCTCGCGGTGAAGGTGTCGCCGGGGCGCCGCGGATTGTTGCTCGCTCTGGTCATGATTCCGTTCTGGACCAACTTCCTGGTGCGCACCCTGGGCTGGCAGATCATGCTCTCGCCGCAGGGATTCCTCTCCGACGGTCTGCAGTCCCTTGGACTCACGGATTCACCGCTTGAGATCTTGTACACGCGGCTCGCGGTTCAGATTGGTGTGGTTTACAACTATCTGCCGCTCATGGTGCTCCCGCTCTTCGTTGCCATGGACTCCGCTGGCAAGTCATTGCGTGAAGCGAGCCAAGACCTAGGAGCCGCTCGCTGGTCGACCTTTCGACACATCACGCTCCCGATGGCGATGCCGGGCGTGGTCAGTGGGTGCCTGCTGGTGTTCATCCCGCTGACCGGAGATTACGTGACCGCCTCCGTACTCGGTGGTGCGAGCGGCTCGATGATCGGACAGAGCATTGCGGATCAATTCAATACGGCACAGAACTGGGCGCTAGGTGCAGCAATGGCTGTCGTCCTGGTGCTCGCCACCGTCACCGTCCTGGCCCTTGCGGCAATCCTGAGTTGGGTTATCCGTCGAGTTCTGGCCCGTATCAACCGCATTGAGCTGCCGACGAGCGAAGGAGCAGGCGCATGA